Proteins co-encoded in one Aspergillus flavus chromosome 2, complete sequence genomic window:
- a CDS encoding putative DNA damage repair protein Mus42 encodes MGSLLDANSSTVRKRIANHTFDNEEGEEYGASAFGGHRDYMRRKKIKLQNLDAEIRSSVSDCPPIFRGVVAHVNGYTQPSLQDLHRLIVSHGGGFLQYLDGKTAATHIIASSLTPKKREEFRRYRIVKPAWVVESIKAGRILPWDSFRVVDEGYAQKVLKFDNGRILSQTNCPPSSYKDQAFPSPYTSRAKELDIVDDVNMQPSVSIAEPHSAAGSSLKATSQSDYGDFPSFSSTDETNKIPLPEEPQKDQARDHESRLSDTARNPSRSMSPKSKAIVKPASSPSPAKPDMSSEAYNAQLLSDPRMRNSSVVNPDFLQQFYKESRLHHLSTWKAELKAQLQAATKEKLQSQPAKKKSAPGARRYIMHVDFDCFFAAVSTLRNPGYEGKPVAVAHGTGSGSEIASCNYAARAHGVKNGMWMKGALQACPDLKVLPYDFPAYEEASQKFYSAILSLDGIVQSVSIDEALIDVTTQCLEAGGSDGRGISEGSLYREQAKADEIAQSLREAVKHKTGCAVSIGIGGNILQAKVALRKAKPAGQFQLKPDAVLDFIGGLTVQDLPGVGHSLGGKLEELGVKLVKDVRELTREKLTSTLGPKLGAKIWDYARGIDRTEVGSEVMRKSVSAEVNWGIRFVNQAQADDFVQSLCEELHRRLVENLVKGKQLTLKVMRRAADAPLEPVKHLGHGKCDVFNKSVILGVATNAAETLGKEAVSMLRSLAITPGDLRGLGVQMTKLEPLKPGNMGNLDNSQQQLNFKTSPARRNIHKSHDPDDLASPRKGETDSVIHRPSLNDRNHKPLNISGTQFIMPSQPDPKVVAELPNDIRSKLISQAKPPCPPSRRAHPFDGTTLPPQSQLDPDALAALPDDVRAEVLGYYDQSSRTNGPQTTASVAPATSTSRPSSSGSLKLKKPTTPTKRKRGRPSTKAVGNLRLTHSSFAVPRSTTPTPNLDEDPPKRQESPSVEQNGVSEEFLAALPEDIRREVLEEQKRSRMLQRPGSAAQRIQNKPSASEPSAPQKRLCLPPLPERPTFTSQKLSNLSDLRDAVSAWHATFADDGPFDEDVESLARYVKRVVIDEKDVDKAVSVVRWLMWLVEDAKDEISEPPDGQGSPVGLARGSQSTIAWDGALKLLQENILAGLAERGLPPVEFS; translated from the exons ATGGGCTCTTTGCTTGACGCAAACTCTAGCACCGTGCGCAAGCGGATTGCAAACC ACACCTTTGACaatgaagaaggcgaagaatATGGGGCTTCGGCCTTTGGGGGGCATCGTGATTATATGCGTCGCAAGAAAATCAAGTTACAGAATTTAGATGCCGAGATTCGTTCCTCGGTATCGGATTGCCCCCCAATCTTTCGCGGCGTGGTTGCGCACGTAAATGGTTACACTCAACCGTCTCTGCAGGACCTTCATCGCCTAATTGTAAGCCATGGCGGCGGTTTCCTCCAGTATCTCGACGGCAAGACGGCGGCCACCCATATCATCGCAAGCTCTCTCACGCCAAAGAAGCGAGAGGAGTTTCGAAGATATCGTATTGTAAAACCAGCATGGGTGGTGGAAAGTATTAAAGCCGGACGCATACTTCCCTGGGATTCTTTCAGGGTGGTGGACGAGGGCTACGCTCAGAAAGTTCTCAAATTCGACAATGGCCGTATTCTCAGTCAGACGAATTGCCCGCCTTCGAGCTACAAAGATCAAGCATTTCCAAGTCCGTACACCTCTCGAGCAAAGGAGCTAGACATAGTGGACGATGTTAATATGCAGCCATCGGTATCTATCGCTGAGCCGCATAGCGCTGCTGGTTCGTCGCTCAAAGCTACGTCTCAGTCGGATTACGGCGACTTCCCAAGTTTCAGCTCTACAGACGAGACGAACAAAATCCCCCTTCCAGAAGAGCCTCAGAAAGACCAAGCACGAGATCACGAGTCAAGATTAAGCGATACGGCCCGTAACCCTAGTCGTAGCATGTCACCAAAATCTAAAGCAATCGTAAAGCCTGCCTCATCCCCCTCTCCTGCCAAGCCGGACATGTCATCCGAAGCATACAATGCGCAACTTTTATCAGATCCACGCATGAGGAACTCAAGCGTTGTCAATCCAGATTTTCTTCAGCAATTCTATAAGGAATCTCGTTTGCATCACCTATCTACGTGGAAAGCTGAGCTGAAGGCCCAGCTTCAAGCAGCAACGAAGGAGAAATTGCAATCTCAaccggcgaagaagaaaagtgcTCCTGGCGCAAGACGATATATTATGCACGTGGATTTTGACTGCTTCTTTGCGGCTGTATCCACTTTAAGAAATCCGGGTTATGAAGGAAAGCCAGTTGCTGTTGCGCACGGCACCGGCTCTGGCTCAGAAATTGCAAGTTGCAACTATGCAGCTCGTGCACATGGGGTTAAGAATGGGATGTGGATGAAGGGAGCTCTACAGGCGTGTCCTGATTTAAAGGTGTTGCCTTATGATTTCCCTGCATATGAAGAGGCAAGTCAGAAATTTTACAGTGCCATCCTTTCCCTAGACGGAATTGTGCAAAGTGTGAGTATTGACGAAGCACTCATTGATGTCACTACTCAGTGCTTGGAGGCTGGTGGATCAGATGGCAGGGGTATCTCAGAGGGTTCGCTTTATCGGGAACAAGCAAAGGCAGACGAGATAGCCCAGAGCCTGCGGGAGGCTGTGAAGCACAAAACAGGCTGTGCTGTATCGATTGGAATCGGTGGGAACATTCTACAGGCAAAGGTTGCATTGCGCAAAGCAAAGCCCGCTGGACAATTCCAACTCAAACCCGACGCTGTTCTAGACTTTATCGGGGGCCTGACAGTCCAAGACCTACCGGGTGTTGGGCACAGTCTGGGAGGCAAACTTGAAGAACTCGGTGTTAAGCTTGTGAAGGACGTGAGGGAACTTACGCGTGAAAAACTTACTTCTACGCTTGGGCCGAAGCTTGGAGCGAAGATCTGGGATTATGCTCGGGGAATCGACCGCACAGAAGTTGGGAGTGAGGTAATGAGGAAATCTGTCTCTGCCGAGGTCAACTGGGGTATTCGTTTCGTCAACCAAGCTCAAGCCGACGATTTTGTGCAATCTCTGTGCGAAGAATTACACCGGAGACTCGTTGAAAACCTAGTTAAAGGCAAGCAGTTGACCCTAAAGGTCATGAGAAGGGCAGCGGATGCACCCCTGGAGCCAGTCAAACATTTAGGCCATGGGAAGTGTGATGTATTCAACAAGAGTGTGATACTTGGGGTAGCCACCAATGCAGCAGAAACGCTGGGGAAAGAGGCTGTTTCTATGCTAAGAAGTCTTGCCATCACGCCCGGCGATCTCAGAGGTCTAGGGGTTCAAATGACTAAACTGGAACCTCTTAAACCTGGGAACATGGGAAATCTCGACAATAGCCAACAACAGCTGAACTTCAAGACATCTCCCGCTCGCAGAAACATCCACAAAAGCCACGATCCAGATGACTTGGCCAGTCCTCGCAAAGGAGAGACTGATTCCGTCATCCATAGGCCGTCTTTGAACGACCGCAATCACAAACCACTAAATATATCGGGAACTCAGTTTATAATGCCATCCCAGCCTGACCCGAAAGTTGTTGCTGAACTTCCAAATGACATTCGATCGAAACTTATATCGCAAGCGAAGCCACCTTGCCCTCCGAGTCGGCGTGCACACCCTTTCGATGGCACAACACTCCCTCCTCAATCCCAGCTAGATCCAGATGCTTTAGCTGCTTTACCAGACGATGTGCGAGCTGAAGTCCTGGGTTACTATGATCAGTCCTCAAGGACCAATGGCCCGCAAACTACAGCCTCAGTAGCACCAGCTACCTCGACCTCCCGCCCCTCTTCGTCTGGCTCACTCAAATTGAAGAAGCCGACGACGCCGACGAAGAGAAAGCGCGGTCGCCCAAGTACTAAAGCAGTCGGCAACCTACGACTCACTCATTCAAGTTTCGCCGTCCCGAGATCTACTACACCCACCCCTAATCTTGATGAGGACCCCCCTAAAAGGCAAGAATCCCCTTCAGTGGAACAGAATGGTGTATCCGAGGAGTTCCTTGCAGCACTACCCGAGGACATCCGTCGTGAAGTACTTGAAGAGCAGAAAAGATCTCGGATGCTACAGCGTCCCGGTAGCGCCGCCCAGAGAATACAGAATAAGCCATCGGCTTCTGAACCTTCTGCGCCACAAAAGCGCCTCTGTCTACCACCTTTGCCCGAGAGGCCCACCTTCACCTCCCAAAAACTCTCCAACTTGTCTGATTTGCGGGATGCTGTCAGCGCCTGGCACGCAACCTTCGCCGATGATGGACCCTTCGACGAGGACGTAGAATCACTCGCTCGGTACGTGAAACGTGTCGTCATCGATGAGAAGGACGTCGACAAGGCTGTGTCGGTTGTTCGCTGGCTGATGTGGCTAGTCGAAGATGCCAAAGATGAGATTAGCGAGCCGCCCGATGGACAAGGTTCCCCGGTGGGCTTGGCCCGTGGCTCCCAGAGTACAATCGCATGGGATGGTGCGTTGAAGTTACTCCAAGAGAATATCCTCGCGGGATTGGCGGAAAGAGGCTTACCTCCTGTGGAATTCTCGTAA